The Pungitius pungitius chromosome 14, fPunPun2.1, whole genome shotgun sequence genome contains the following window.
gaacattttaaactaGTCTCATGAAACAAAAAGTCAAGCACTCACAACAGGCATGGTGAGTTATGTTTGTATCACTGCCGGATACTAAGTGcagtaatttatttgttttattaaaacggtcttaatgcatgaaaaaaataaaacatgaataaataatgacgTTCTGAATAAAATAGGCCCTCCTGCCTGCGCATACCATGGTGGTTGCTATGGAATGGCAGACACGTACACCAGTAGCTagcatatttattttatcatCACAGTCAAACATATTGGCTTAATTGGCTGGTGgtccattcaaatgatttatatTTGGTGGCGTTTATTGAGCGATCTCTGAGGAGCTGTCCAGCTGGACAGTTTTCACACTTGTGACCACAATCACTCCCTGTCGTTATCTTTCTTTGACGTGGCGTTGCATGACGTTTAGAAGATGGATTTCTTTTCACGGAGTTGGGCATGCCGTATCATCTCCAGATTCTCAGAAGTTAACCTTAAATGGGGGTTTTTTGTAGCAGTTTTCAGCAGCTAACGTTGTTTCCAAGAAGGGATACCCGACCCCTCGCCCTCTTGACCATCTTGCTAAGCAACTGTGACAAGttagttgtttttatttcttgttttctcAGTTGcggcacaaaacaaaaagtgcaaaaaacaaacaacaaattggATAAAGATAATTCCGCAAATAATTCACCaaaaagaaacgtttttttatttgccCCACAAGCCATTTTTCAACTGATTGTGCACAAGCAATTTGGTTTATACTCACGCTTGGTGAACTACGGTtgctaaaatgctaaatatGTAGCAAATGCAGCGGAGAACACCTAAATGACTCACATCCCATTACTTGATGTAGCATTTTCCTGCACATTAAATACACATAAGTAACTTCCTCAGTTTTTAATCTTTAATTCAAGCTCATCTCTGACATGAACTCACCCTAAAGGTCCGGCTGAAAGCACCAGCCTCTCCAGATCCAAGCCGCTCATCATCACATAAACACCTTTGTTCAAAGGGCCGAGGATGTTTTTCTCTACAACAGAACATTCCaaacaaaatcaatcaaaagccatgcatgaaacaaacacacctttgaaggataacacacaaaaagcatCCAACGATTGTCCTGTTTTACACAACGGAACAAACGGCAGAGTCtgcacctaaacacacacacacacacctgggattTTGCAGTCTTCAAAGATCAGCTCGCAGGTGTTTGAACCCCTCATACCAAGTTTATCAAGCTTCTGGGCCGTAGAGAATCCAGGCATTCCCTACAAAATATGTATGTTAACAAGCTTGGTTTCACTTTTGTGATTCATATCCGcgtacataatccttcataatatTCATTTCATAGAATGTGAGGCTTCTCCTCAAAACACAACGGCCAGAAGTAAGATAGAAGAATAAATGCACCTTTTCAACTATGAAAGCTGTGATGCCCTTCTGATGGGCATCGGGATTTGTCTTTGCGTAAACAATAAGGACATCGGCGTCCGGCCCATTTGTGATCCAGAACTTGTTGCCATTCAGAACATAGTAGTCGCCTGTAGAAAAGTAACAATaggaggaatcaggaaacgtttattgccatcatatgtcagacataaaTGGcatttgacttggtggttggtgcatgacggaagacagtacaataaatgGACAacgcagcaataagataaaaataaaaacataatcaaatatatgctatgggttagctTTAGTGTACTAACCCatatcatatattttattatatttttatattataaataaCAAGGTAACTGGATTTTTAAAATGCAGAATTaaggatagatagatggatagacaGATAGAACCCAACTGTTCACCTGTTACGGCAGtgtcttaaaatgtgtttgtttttagtaTGGGTGTGATTTGTGTGGGAGTGAGTTCTGTCTCTTTTGAGGATCTTTGTTTTAGCTGCCTTTCGGAGGACTTTCTTCTGCTCCATCACCTCCTGCATTTTAAAAGTGCTTCAGTTTTCCTGCCTGAGGATAGATATTTATGCTGGGGACCATAAACAGACTCATTATCTTGCTTGTTGTTTTTGCCTTGAGTCGAAGTAAAGAAACGACTTTGGCTTGGGGCCTGAGAAGTGAATGGGTTTTACAACTCTTTTGTTAAATGGTggcttaaaaagtacaaatttgACAGATGTTAAATCCACCTTTTAAGATTAGTTTCACTGTATACAGACACTACACTTTATGATGTTTATAACCCTAGGAAAATAGGGctccaaaaacaaacaagcgtGTGCCTCCCAGGAATAAATAGCTTTAATGGACGATTCAAAGTAAAAAGGGATAAATGTCACTATAATCACTTGAATGAATtaactgaataaaataaataaaagactgaGTCTCCAAAAACGTATCCAGCTACATTTGATAGTAGTACATTGGTAGGGTGATGGTAGGGTGTCCTACCTTGCTTCTTGGCTTTGAGTTTCATGGACACGACATCAGAGCCGGCATTGGGTTCACTCATGGCCAGGGCTCCTATGTGCTCTCCTGTCATTAACTGGAACGCAGGGGAACCCGTGATGAGAGTGAACAATTTAAACTGTCTTAGTTCGcggttgttttttaatgttaaacctGACCTTGGGCATGTActtctctttctgcttctcGTTGCCGTGGCGAACCATCTGGTTGACACAGAGGTTGGAGTGGGCGCCGTAACTGAGAGCAATGGCCGCAGACACTCTTGACATTTCCTCCATTACGATGACATGATCGAGGTAGCCCAGTCCTGTGCCCCCATACTCCTCTAAAAAGAGAGATGTGtgtatcattttaaaacaccacaaaaggGAAAAGAGCACTTTCCTGGATGTAATTGAAAGGATACTACTTCTAAACATGACAGGGTTTCTCATCCAGACGTTTTACCTGGAGCAGTGATCCCTAGGAGTCCCATCTCACCCATGTCTCTCCAAAACTCCTGTTAGAGAACAAACGCAAAAACATTTACAGAGGCAGGAATCTCACTCAATTCATGCACGAGTGTGTGAGCTGCAGTGCGGCAGGCATGTAGCTCATACCCGTGATAGCGATACGAATTCTCTTAACTATTGAGCACCATCAGGAACCTACTGGCGTGGCGGTCAACTCACCCGCATTCCTGGAAATTCATTGGTCTTGTCGATTTCGTCAGCACGCGGTGCAAGCTTTTCTGCACAGAATTTACGAACCGACTGCCTGagctgtgcagaaaaaaaaacaacagatttgAAACAATTCATTCACATGTATGTCATGTTTTAGTATgaggactgaaaaaaaaagaaacatgcagACTTTAGTTCCTCCTGGACAGAGTGGGAGATTGATTTACGCTTTAGCAAGTCTGTTGTTTAATGTACAGGGGAAGGAGCCAAGATTCTCTCCCCCCCTGGTAAATAAAACTTAATATAATACCAAAGATATGGATGGGAAGACACCCACGTTCAACCAATCAAATGCTTTACACGgaccccacccccctgccctcctcctgGCTGCCTTGGGTGCGAAGTATTCCCGATCCGCAGTGGCATTACGTTGATGAGTTTGATCTCCACTGGAGAACATGTTTCAATATCCTTTAAACCTCTGGCTACCTTTCCATTAAAGATGACTTCACGTCAGCTGGTTGCGTCACAGCTAGGGGGGGTAATCAAGTTAAATCTAACTGGTGGTGCATTAAAACGAGAGGTGTTAAGTGTCACCTGTCTATGTAATAAAATCagagcaaagaaaatgtatgttACACAAACATTAGCTATCGGTGTAGTGGAAACTGTTAACTTTTAGCTGTTAGCTACGTGGTTAGCTTAGCCCCGGGTCGGCTAACGCCAAGGTCTCATTGCCCTGTTAGCTAACAAGACGTCTTGACGTCACGTCCACGCCGTGTTTCAATAACCTTTTGTCCGTCATAACGTGTTAAAGCATAACGAACCCTCGGTCACACCGAGGCTGTCACTTTGTTGGTGTGCCACTGTGTGTTGTACCGGGGCTGTGTGGCTTCGCGCTGCTCGTTAGCTAACCTGTATCTGGTCGTCGGTGAGTCCGTTCACGACATCGTCCACCGGGATGGAGGCACCGGCGCATCCTCTCCTCGACGCCGCCTGGACGGACAACCTGCGGCCGAGGCGGAGGGCGTTTCTGACGGCAAACATAATGTTCCTCTTAGATGGACCGTTTTATGAGGAGACTAAATAACCAAAAAGTTGTCACTCGGACCCACAAGCGATGTGGCTCTTAGCGCAGGCGAAGTGAGAGGTCCCACTCTGCTACTCTTTACGTGTACCACACATTGTCTTGTTTCCGCGCTTCTTGACTCATTAACATCCCCTAGTGGACGGCGGTGTAAATCATTGTATCACTCAAAGAACGCAACTGAGCTATTAAGTTTAGTTGCTCAACTTTTGCTGCTAATAACAAttagaaaacatatttaaaacataTTGTTAAAGACAATGACAGCCATATTGAAGGTAAAATAATAGGGACATTGATAGAAGTATTTGCCAACCTGTAATAGGTGTATGCCTAATCAATCTGGAATCAGGAattgtttattgccataatatgacagacatggaatttgacttggcggttggtgcaggacagcagacagtacaataatggacaacagacaacgtggtgcaggaataagatgaaacatataataaaatatatgctatgggttagtaagttaagaaataaagatcaaataaaaaataagtgcaccagctaacagaaagtgacgagtgaaagtgacaaagtctATGTAaatggagtgagagtcagtcaggggacCTGGGCACGGTtaatgagcccgactgccgacgggaagaaactgttagtgtggcggtaggtcttagtcctgatggacctcagcctcctgccggaaatagtttatgtccggggtgagaggggtcagctacaatctttctagcctcCTTAAAAGTCCTGGAAgggaacaagtcctggagagatgaaagattgcagccaatcaccctctctgcagagcggatgacacgctgcagccttcccttgtccttggctgtggctgcagcgtaccacacggtggaGGAGCAAAAGATGGACTCAATggtggccgtgtagaagtgcaccatcatcgtctttggcaggttgaatttcttcagctgcagaacaacctctgctgggtcttcttggtgatggagctgatattcagctcccacttgaggtcctgtgtgatgatggagcccaggaaacgaaagaagtccacagtggtgatggccgagtcacacagggtgagggggggggggggggggggggggaggtgggactacgtacttcctgaagtccacaaccatttCCACTGTCTTTAGcgtgttgagctccaggttgttctggctgcaccacgtgaccaggtggtcagactcccacctgtcgGTTGACTCATCCCCACccgagatcagtccaatgagggtggtgtcatctgcaaagcttgacggactggtgactggaggtgcaggtgttggtgtacagggagaagagcagaggggaaaaaatgcaTGCATTGTAATTAATGAGAGGGGAAAAAGTAATGGCAATAACCTTCCATTTGTGCCATTCAGCTACAATAACAATTTTAGCAACAGGCAATGCCATGCTGGAGGCCTCAAAACCCCATGGCCCCAAAATAGGTCGGTactcatttcattaaaaatgatggGTTGTTTTCGGTTTTGTATCTTAATTTGATTCCTATTATATTTTACACCTGGGGCCAGGATGTATTAAAGCACAAAAAAGCATGGGAGCAACTGCTGTGGAAATTACAGAGGCACTTAATGCAGTTAGGGATACACAGGAAGTGTGTCTCCAACTGCATAACAACATAGTTATTagaaaacatttgtaaaaataaaatgcaatggGTAGGCAGCAGGAACAGTTTATTgactcattatttattttaataaaatgaaatcataGATGTCAAAGTCAATTGCGCTGAACCGCATCACAGCTTCCCCAAACCGTACATGGGTTTTATTTAAGAGAAATACAAGTTGCAACAAATGCAACAAaggagataaaagaaaaaactaaaaaaaaatcaaagtcagGCTTCAACAGCAGTTTTGAATATTTAATGTGGAGTTTTGGGCACAGCCCGCCCTCTAGTGGTTATATCTGGGGCAGCAGGACTGAGATTGTTAAAACTCACATCACCAGCCAAACTCTCAAAGcttatttatcattttaaaacatgactACATCCGATTGTATTAAggacatgctttttaaaaacgCAAATATGATATTGTACATTCAAATTGTGCACATCAGCAGTGAGTTATAAAAGACAAACGAATACTAAAACCTGCCACCTCCCCATAACACCATTATTGTTTAAATAAACCGCAGTTTGAAGGCTTTGCACGTTTGTTCATACGCTTCTTTCTGGTTCCAACATGCTGATGCATTCACTAAAACCAAATATGTATCTCGTGGAGCTGATTTGTATTCGAATCCGACAAGTCCCTATTCAGTTTGATTTCAGGTTTGTAGCGTTGATCGCGACGCAGAAGAAAGTCTGAACCTGTCAGCTGGTTTGATTAGTCAGGAAGCGAGTAAGGCACTGCGGAAGATAATGCGCTTGCACATTAGTGTGGGCGCGCCGTGGAGAGGGGTTCCCCTTTCGAGCTAACAAAGCTTTCTGTTGCGTCAGAAGTCAAACAACACGACGACGCAGTCCACGGAGGATCACTCGAGCACGCAAACCTTCGGACAGGGGAAATGACCATGGCTTAAAGTGAATCCTTTTTGCAGATTTAAGTTTCCAATGCGCAACGGGCGCAAGAGAACGCGCTCCATGGACCTAGTCTCTCCCGGGGACTGAACCCGATGCTCGCACACCGGCGATGAGCTCGTTCACAAAGCCGCTCAAATCGTCCCGTCGTCCGCAACCGGAGCGCCGACTGTGATGGATGCGCCCCAGGTACCGCACGTCACCATCACCCCGGAGGGTGGCGGATCCCCGCGGGAGATGCGGCAAGAGGACTGGGATGACGCGGCGGAGGGAAACCTGCGCAGGAAACTGTCCAATTCCTCCATGTCCTCCACGGGGTCCTCCGCCGTGGAGTCCGAGGACGACTTACTCAGCGACAACGAGAGCAAGAGCGAAGGCATCATCACCCTGGAGCACCTGGTGGACAGCGGAGAGGTGAGGAGACGGCCGACAGGCAGGTCCCCCGGTAAATCATGTCCCTCTTATCGTGTCCCAGTCACGGTGCGTAAAAGCGTCAACCATCTGTTGTCTTCTTGTTGCATCTCACCGTTACGACTAAGCTATGGCACGTGTCAATAGGCATAAGATACAAACAAGAGAAATCACACATTTTCAAAGATGTGAGATGTGGAATGACACAGAGGCGAAAACAATGGACTGAATGTGAAGAATGTGAAGAAACGGATGTAAACAAGTTGTTCAGTAAATGTTCATGCATGATGAGAGGCAGTCCTCTGGAACACGACTAGACGTTTGAGAACGatggattcatttaaaatctCCATCTTTGTCTTGATACTTTGTCTGCATCACCAATAACAAgatacaaagaaaataaaggaaacaacAGTGAAGCAGCAAATAAACAGCATTCAGCAAACGTCTTAGTGTCTAGTGTAGATCAGATTACAGTTATTATTGCTTCAAAGTTGTCTTTTAAGCCTCTTAATCATATAAGGGAAGCAAAAACCTTTTCTGTGGGAAATGAGTCACTTCTACATTTCAC
Protein-coding sequences here:
- the ivd gene encoding isovaleryl-CoA dehydrogenase, mitochondrial, with the translated sequence MFAVRNALRLGRRLSVQAASRRGCAGASIPVDDVVNGLTDDQIQLRQSVRKFCAEKLAPRADEIDKTNEFPGMREFWRDMGEMGLLGITAPEEYGGTGLGYLDHVIVMEEMSRVSAAIALSYGAHSNLCVNQMVRHGNEKQKEKYMPKLMTGEHIGALAMSEPNAGSDVVSMKLKAKKQGDYYVLNGNKFWITNGPDADVLIVYAKTNPDAHQKGITAFIVEKGMPGFSTAQKLDKLGMRGSNTCELIFEDCKIPEKNILGPLNKGVYVMMSGLDLERLVLSAGPLGIMQSVLDNAVPYLHIREAFGQKIGHFQLMQGKMADMYTRLSSCRQYVYNVARACDKGHFSSMDCAGVILYCAENATQVALDGIQCLGGNGYINDYPMGRFLRDAKLYEIGAGTSEVRRLIIGRAFNAMYK